A region of Pyxidicoccus parkwaysis DNA encodes the following proteins:
- a CDS encoding c-type cytochrome has protein sequence MHRAVRNLLLAALPLLAGCAGTVRAPYPPIRADMSPAALARGATIFHASCEACHRGGDAETVSGAPLRELPSYMGSFYAANLTSHPTAGVGSATDEELARVIRYAVSRDGRLMVMPSYAMGDADLAAVLGFMRSGDPLFAPDARPAPKSEFSFIGGLGFRIVTGNEPAERPASGIPVPAKAATLEYGRYMAHDVYDCASCHTDGFSPTKTEGDDVYSGGMSFIDPEGNKVRSSNITFHETGLANWTQEDFTRAVRDGIAPDGSALRSPMPRFRGMDAVEAQALYDYLRSVPKKDNEVKGARPRLTATSVRPAWVVASTETSVDEGTDADTASSVAEAAALSQKQTSVSASTPANGGTATAGAGASTASGAPASSTPSSKSGAAVASSAVTGGGSVASSGAPSKTGNATVASAAPSAPAHKPHSPEPKVDAAKLFVQLGCASCHGPGARYHDRLARASGKSDADLVRWVRNPEQFLPGTPMPTYADLIDVRTARALVRWVKAGGPASLPSSR, from the coding sequence ATGCATCGAGCTGTGAGGAACCTGCTGCTGGCGGCACTCCCGCTGCTGGCGGGCTGCGCGGGCACGGTGCGCGCGCCCTACCCTCCCATCCGCGCGGACATGTCTCCGGCGGCGCTGGCGCGCGGCGCCACCATCTTCCATGCGAGCTGCGAGGCATGTCACCGGGGCGGTGACGCGGAGACGGTGTCCGGCGCGCCGCTGCGCGAGCTGCCCTCGTACATGGGGAGCTTCTACGCGGCCAACCTCACGTCACACCCGACGGCGGGCGTGGGCTCCGCGACGGATGAAGAGCTGGCGCGCGTCATCCGCTACGCGGTGAGCCGCGACGGGCGGTTGATGGTGATGCCGAGCTACGCCATGGGCGACGCGGACCTCGCGGCGGTGCTGGGGTTCATGCGCTCGGGGGATCCGCTGTTCGCCCCGGATGCGCGGCCGGCGCCGAAGTCGGAGTTCAGCTTCATCGGCGGGCTGGGCTTCCGCATCGTCACCGGCAACGAGCCGGCGGAACGGCCCGCCTCGGGCATCCCCGTGCCGGCGAAGGCGGCCACGCTGGAGTACGGCCGGTACATGGCACATGACGTGTACGACTGCGCGTCGTGCCACACGGATGGCTTCAGCCCCACGAAGACGGAGGGCGACGACGTCTACTCCGGCGGCATGTCGTTCATCGACCCGGAGGGGAACAAGGTCCGCTCCAGCAACATCACCTTCCACGAGACGGGACTGGCGAACTGGACGCAGGAGGACTTCACGCGCGCGGTGCGGGACGGCATTGCGCCGGATGGCTCCGCGCTGCGCTCACCGATGCCGCGCTTCCGGGGCATGGACGCGGTGGAGGCGCAGGCCCTCTACGACTACCTGCGCTCCGTGCCGAAGAAGGACAACGAGGTGAAGGGGGCGCGGCCCCGACTGACGGCCACCTCCGTGCGTCCGGCCTGGGTGGTGGCGAGCACGGAGACGTCCGTGGATGAGGGCACGGACGCGGACACCGCGAGCTCCGTGGCTGAAGCCGCGGCGCTGAGCCAGAAGCAGACCTCCGTGTCCGCGAGCACACCGGCCAATGGAGGTACCGCGACGGCCGGTGCCGGCGCGTCCACGGCGAGCGGCGCCCCGGCATCCAGCACTCCTTCATCGAAGTCCGGCGCGGCAGTGGCCTCGTCAGCCGTCACAGGCGGCGGCTCCGTGGCGTCGAGCGGTGCGCCGTCGAAGACGGGCAACGCGACGGTGGCCTCCGCTGCCCCGTCGGCACCCGCGCACAAGCCGCATTCCCCCGAGCCCAAGGTGGACGCGGCGAAGCTCTTCGTGCAGCTCGGCTGCGCGAGCTGCCACGGCCCGGGGGCCCGCTACCATGACCGCCTCGCGAGGGCGTCGGGCAAGAGCGACGCGGACCTGGTGCGCTGGGTGCGCAATCCCGAGCAATTCCTCCCGGGCACACCCATGCCCACCTACGCGGACCTGATTGATGTGCGCACCGCGCGGGCCCTGGTGCGTTGGGTGAAGGCTGGCGGTCCGGCCTCGCTTCCGTCCTCCCGGTGA
- a CDS encoding LamB/YcsF family protein, which yields MTECLLNIDLGELPGEDEQLYALAQVANIACGGHAGDDASMRRALELCARHGTYAGAHPSFEDRENFGRKTLDVSAEVMRGQVAGQCGRLARLAANQGVPVRYAKPHGALYHSANTSPELARAVVEGVVEALGRGITFIGPGKGALHDAALAAGLAYAREGFADRGTRPDGSLIPRGQPGAVLTDAAKARENTVRLATGGTVDTLCVHGDTPGAVDLAREVRATLDALALRMDALGEGALRVALPEGLERRAAREALCAVPRVMDAVITEEHACVYFDPDAPPEEPRLALARLLHVPPSPDARASTILRVRYDGPDLEAVATRTGMTKDAVAKLHSAREYTVRCVGFLPGFAYLGEVDSRIAVPRLATPRTRVPALAVGIAGGRTGVYPFASPGGWNLIGTALDFTAFSPEQGAVLRLGDRVRFERVD from the coding sequence ATGACGGAGTGCCTCCTCAACATCGACCTCGGCGAGCTGCCCGGGGAGGATGAGCAGCTCTACGCGCTCGCCCAGGTGGCCAACATCGCCTGTGGAGGTCACGCGGGGGACGACGCGTCCATGCGCCGCGCGCTGGAGCTCTGCGCCCGCCATGGCACGTACGCCGGAGCGCATCCGTCCTTCGAGGACCGCGAGAACTTCGGCCGCAAGACGCTGGACGTCTCGGCCGAGGTGATGCGCGGTCAGGTGGCCGGACAGTGCGGCCGGCTCGCGCGGCTCGCGGCCAACCAGGGCGTGCCCGTGCGCTACGCCAAGCCGCATGGTGCCCTCTATCACTCGGCCAACACGTCGCCGGAGCTGGCCCGCGCGGTGGTGGAGGGCGTGGTGGAGGCGCTGGGGCGCGGCATCACCTTCATCGGCCCGGGCAAGGGAGCTCTGCACGACGCAGCCCTCGCGGCGGGGCTCGCCTACGCGCGCGAGGGCTTCGCGGACCGGGGCACCCGGCCGGACGGCTCGCTCATTCCGCGCGGACAGCCCGGGGCCGTGCTCACGGACGCGGCGAAGGCCCGAGAGAACACCGTACGACTGGCGACCGGCGGCACGGTGGACACGCTCTGCGTTCACGGCGACACGCCGGGCGCGGTGGACCTGGCCCGCGAGGTACGTGCCACGCTGGATGCGCTCGCACTGCGCATGGACGCCCTCGGAGAGGGCGCGCTGCGGGTGGCACTTCCCGAAGGCCTGGAGCGCCGGGCCGCGCGCGAGGCGCTGTGCGCGGTACCTCGAGTGATGGATGCCGTCATCACCGAGGAACACGCCTGCGTGTACTTCGACCCGGACGCGCCGCCCGAGGAGCCACGGTTGGCGCTCGCGAGGTTGCTGCACGTGCCTCCGAGTCCGGACGCGCGAGCATCCACCATCCTGCGCGTGCGCTACGACGGGCCGGACCTGGAAGCGGTGGCGACGCGCACGGGGATGACGAAGGACGCGGTGGCGAAGCTCCACTCGGCGCGCGAGTACACGGTGCGGTGCGTGGGCTTCCTGCCGGGCTTCGCGTACCTGGGCGAGGTGGACTCGCGCATCGCCGTGCCGAGGCTGGCCACGCCGCGCACCCGGGTGCCGGCGCTGGCGGTGGGAATCGCCGGTGGGCGTACGGGGGTGTATCCCTTCGCGTCGCCCGGCGGGTGGAACCTCATCGGCACCGCGCTGGACTTCACCGCCTTCTCGCCCGAGCAGGGCGCGGTGCTGCGGCTCGGTGACCGGGTGCGCTTCGAGCGGGTGGACTGA
- a CDS encoding cation:proton antiporter: MESIAWYLIIGLLLVAMALGGSVLKRLPLSTSLLYLGVGFALGRLGLGHLDALKHAALLERVTEVAVIISLFSAGLKLRLPVKDREWRIALRLALGAMVLTVALVALVGMGALGLPLGAALLLGAILSPTDPVLASEVQVSHALDRDRLRFGLTGEAGLNDGTAFPFVMLGLGLLGLHEVGPGLWRWVVLDVLWAAAMGLIVGVVLGDRVGRLVLYLRKHHQEAVGLDELLALGLIALSYGAALLARGYGFLAVFAAGLALRRIERKHTGSRPPHEVEEAARAADKLEAATNPRHAHAYMANAVLGFNEALERIAEVAVVVGLGLLLATTPFPPEVLWLAPLLFFVLRPLSVALSLVGSRADHHQRVLMAWFGVRGIGSLYYLFYAMGHGLGAGLAMRLESLVLWVVAASIVVHGISVTPLMMRYEGRARRRREATA, encoded by the coding sequence ATGGAGTCCATCGCCTGGTACCTCATCATCGGGCTGCTGCTGGTCGCGATGGCGCTGGGCGGCTCCGTGCTCAAGCGCCTGCCGCTGTCCACGTCGCTGCTCTACCTGGGCGTGGGCTTCGCGCTGGGGCGGCTGGGACTGGGCCACCTGGACGCGCTGAAGCACGCCGCCCTGCTGGAGCGAGTCACGGAGGTGGCCGTCATCATCTCCCTCTTCAGCGCGGGGCTGAAGCTGCGCCTGCCGGTCAAGGACCGGGAGTGGCGCATCGCGCTGCGCCTCGCGCTCGGGGCCATGGTGCTCACCGTGGCCCTGGTGGCGCTGGTGGGAATGGGCGCGCTCGGCCTGCCGCTGGGCGCGGCGCTGCTCCTGGGCGCCATCCTCTCGCCCACGGACCCGGTGCTCGCCTCCGAGGTGCAGGTGTCCCACGCGTTGGACCGCGACAGGCTGCGCTTCGGCCTCACCGGCGAGGCGGGCCTCAACGACGGCACCGCGTTTCCCTTCGTCATGCTGGGGCTGGGCCTCCTGGGCCTGCATGAAGTTGGCCCCGGGCTGTGGCGCTGGGTGGTGCTGGACGTGCTGTGGGCCGCGGCGATGGGCCTCATCGTGGGCGTGGTGCTGGGAGACCGCGTGGGCCGGCTGGTGCTCTACCTGCGCAAGCACCACCAGGAGGCCGTGGGCCTGGACGAACTGCTCGCGCTGGGCCTCATCGCGCTCTCATACGGAGCGGCGCTGCTGGCGAGGGGCTACGGCTTCCTCGCGGTGTTCGCCGCCGGCCTCGCGCTGCGGCGAATCGAGCGGAAGCACACCGGCTCGCGCCCGCCTCACGAGGTGGAGGAGGCCGCGCGCGCCGCGGACAAGCTGGAGGCGGCCACCAACCCCCGGCACGCGCACGCGTACATGGCCAACGCGGTGCTGGGCTTCAACGAGGCGCTGGAGCGCATCGCCGAGGTGGCCGTGGTAGTGGGGCTGGGACTGCTGCTCGCCACGACGCCCTTTCCTCCCGAGGTGCTGTGGCTGGCGCCGCTGCTCTTCTTCGTGCTGCGGCCGCTGTCCGTCGCGCTCTCGCTGGTGGGCTCACGCGCGGACCACCACCAGCGCGTGCTGATGGCCTGGTTCGGCGTGCGCGGCATCGGCTCGCTGTACTACCTCTTCTATGCGATGGGGCACGGGCTGGGCGCCGGCCTCGCCATGCGGCTCGAGTCGCTGGTGCTGTGGGTGGTGGCCGCGTCCATCGTCGTGCACGGCATCTCCGTCACCCCGCTGATGATGCGCTACGAGGGGCGCGCGCGGCGGCGGCGCGAGGCCACCGCTTGA
- a CDS encoding Uma2 family endonuclease, with product MMDGLEVGGTGSIVMGNETKRRATYADIEALPENMVGQIIDGELIAMSRPASPHSVAHTVIQGLLVTAFQVGQRAPGGWWIVDEPELHFGEDVLVPDVGGWRRERMPQMRRVPFFTLAPDWVCEVLSPSTASLDRKRKREIYAREGVEYVWLVDPAKRTLEVFRRREEQWVALGTYSGEARIRAEPFEAMELDLGALWPPELEAP from the coding sequence ATGATGGACGGGTTGGAGGTTGGTGGAACGGGGAGCATCGTGATGGGCAACGAGACGAAGCGGCGCGCGACGTATGCGGACATCGAGGCGCTGCCCGAGAACATGGTCGGGCAAATCATCGACGGCGAGCTCATCGCCATGTCGAGGCCCGCGAGTCCGCACTCAGTTGCGCACACTGTGATTCAGGGCTTGCTGGTGACGGCATTCCAGGTAGGCCAGCGGGCTCCGGGTGGCTGGTGGATTGTCGATGAGCCCGAACTGCACTTCGGCGAGGACGTGTTGGTTCCGGATGTCGGCGGCTGGCGGCGCGAGCGCATGCCGCAGATGCGCCGGGTGCCCTTCTTCACCCTGGCGCCCGACTGGGTCTGCGAGGTGCTCTCCCCATCCACCGCGTCGCTGGACCGCAAGCGCAAGCGGGAAATCTATGCGCGAGAGGGCGTGGAGTACGTCTGGCTGGTAGACCCGGCCAAGAGGACATTGGAGGTGTTCCGGCGGCGGGAGGAACAATGGGTCGCGCTGGGCACGTACTCCGGCGAGGCCCGCATCCGGGCCGAGCCTTTCGAGGCGATGGAGCTGGACCTCGGAGCACTGTGGCCTCCGGAGCTGGAGGCGCCTTGA
- a CDS encoding biotin-dependent carboxyltransferase family protein, with translation MAGWLEVTSMGGPATVQDAGRPGQMHHGVPPGGALVPGLLALANRAVGNPWGAAALESFGRLELRGRGRELRVSVDGRVFTVAEGESVTVPAPESASVRYVAVDGGLAVPEVLGGRGTLLVAKLGGLEGRLLRAGDALPLGDGGGTPEVLELGDTLDTDAPIRVTLGPDVERFDEATRKALLTNTFTVSPASDRVGMRLKGAALAHGDEGAGTSRPMVRGAIQVTLSGEPIVLGPDHPTTGGYPLIATVIRADWSRLCARRPGTPVRFIAVSVEQAREAWHRHVERFRFTR, from the coding sequence ATGGCGGGCTGGCTGGAAGTCACGAGCATGGGAGGCCCCGCGACGGTGCAGGACGCCGGAAGGCCGGGGCAGATGCACCATGGCGTGCCACCGGGTGGAGCGCTGGTGCCGGGGCTATTGGCCCTGGCCAACCGCGCGGTGGGAAACCCGTGGGGCGCGGCGGCGCTGGAGTCATTTGGAAGACTGGAGCTGCGAGGACGCGGGCGCGAGCTGCGCGTGTCCGTGGATGGACGCGTCTTCACGGTAGCGGAGGGAGAGAGCGTCACCGTGCCCGCACCGGAGTCCGCGAGCGTGCGCTACGTCGCGGTGGACGGAGGGCTCGCGGTACCGGAGGTGCTGGGCGGGCGAGGCACGCTGCTGGTGGCGAAGCTCGGAGGACTCGAGGGCCGGCTGCTGCGCGCGGGAGACGCACTGCCCCTGGGCGACGGTGGCGGCACACCGGAGGTGCTGGAGCTCGGAGACACGTTGGACACGGACGCGCCCATCCGCGTGACGCTCGGCCCGGACGTGGAGCGCTTCGACGAAGCGACACGGAAGGCACTGCTGACGAACACCTTCACCGTGTCCCCCGCGAGCGACCGCGTCGGCATGCGACTGAAGGGCGCGGCGCTGGCACACGGAGACGAAGGCGCCGGCACGTCGCGTCCCATGGTGCGTGGAGCCATCCAGGTGACGCTGTCGGGCGAGCCCATCGTCCTCGGCCCGGACCACCCGACGACGGGCGGCTATCCGCTCATCGCCACCGTCATCCGCGCGGACTGGAGCCGGCTGTGTGCACGCCGTCCGGGCACGCCCGTGCGTTTCATCGCGGTAAGTGTCGAACAGGCCCGTGAAGCGTGGCACCGGCACGTCGAGCGCTTCCGCTTCACCCGCTGA
- a CDS encoding Uma2 family endonuclease codes for MMDGLEVGGEGSIAMGNETKRRATYADIEALPENMVGQIIDGELIAMSRPAIPHGVAHTVIQSLLTTAFQIGLRAPGGWWIHDEPELHLGEDVLVPDIGGWRRERMPQLRRMPFFTVAPDWVCEVLSPSTASLDRKRKREIYARECVEYVWLVDPATRTLEAFQRQGEQWVALGTYSGTARVRVEPFEALELDLGELWPPELEAP; via the coding sequence ATGATGGACGGGTTGGAGGTTGGAGGAGAGGGGAGCATCGCGATGGGCAACGAGACGAAGCGGCGCGCGACGTATGCGGACATCGAGGCGCTGCCCGAGAACATGGTCGGGCAGATCATCGACGGCGAGCTCATCGCCATGTCGAGGCCCGCGATTCCGCATGGCGTGGCGCACACCGTGATTCAGAGTCTACTGACGACCGCCTTCCAGATTGGACTGCGGGCCCCGGGTGGCTGGTGGATTCACGATGAACCCGAGCTGCATTTGGGCGAGGACGTGCTGGTCCCCGACATTGGTGGCTGGCGGCGTGAGCGCATGCCGCAGTTGCGCCGGATGCCCTTCTTCACCGTGGCACCGGACTGGGTCTGCGAGGTGCTCTCACCGTCGACCGCTTCGCTGGACCGCAAGCGCAAGCGGGAAATCTATGCGCGCGAGTGTGTGGAATACGTCTGGCTCGTGGACCCGGCCACTCGCACGTTGGAGGCGTTCCAGCGGCAGGGAGAACAATGGGTCGCGCTGGGCACGTACTCCGGCACAGCGCGCGTGCGGGTCGAGCCCTTCGAGGCGCTGGAGCTGGACCTCGGAGAATTGTGGCCTCCGGAGCTGGAGGCGCCCTGA
- a CDS encoding ABC transporter permease subunit (The N-terminal region of this protein, as described by TIGR01726, is a three transmembrane segment that identifies a subfamily of ABC transporter permease subunits, which specificities that include histidine, arginine, glutamine, glutamate, L-cystine (sic), the opines (in Agrobacterium) octopine and nopaline, etc.) has protein sequence MEGVHVTGRSMDFHRSSHRRAWAPGLVLLGLVWGLLGGMGCREPGSHSANGDWKGRTLRIGTDATYPPFESVRDGELEGFDIELGRLIAEELGAKVQWTNTSFDGVFPALMAGKFDLVMSAVTITPERQERLGFSDPYYTAGQTVAVRAGDTRITGLESLRGKVAGIQLNTTAALVLKNEPDITVRQYPTIDLALQDLLNGNLDGVVGDAPTLRYFIAHGFQGLRTTGGLLTQEHYGIVSKPADTALREAVNGALRRLRESGRFAALEEKYFGEAARNAPVQPSGVPWGRVARRLVQGLALTLGLTALSLLAGLPLGLLVALGRRVRLKPLAWLCAAYVEGLRGTPLLVQIIFIYYALPQLLGVDLAPMLAAVLALTLNSAAYVAEIFRAGIASVDPGQSEAARALGMSHAQAMRHVILPQAVRNVLPPLTNEGIALLKDSSLVSIIGMAELTRAGQELASQLAAPLAIWPAVAVFYLLATLPLTRLASALERRLHRQR, from the coding sequence GTGGAGGGTGTCCATGTCACCGGGCGCTCCATGGACTTCCACCGCTCCTCGCACCGCCGGGCCTGGGCTCCCGGGCTGGTCCTGCTCGGCCTCGTGTGGGGGCTGCTCGGGGGCATGGGCTGCCGGGAGCCGGGGAGCCATTCCGCGAATGGGGACTGGAAGGGGCGGACGCTGCGCATCGGCACGGATGCCACCTACCCACCCTTCGAGTCGGTGCGAGACGGCGAGCTGGAGGGCTTCGACATCGAGCTGGGGCGGCTCATTGCCGAGGAGCTGGGCGCGAAGGTGCAGTGGACGAATACGTCCTTCGACGGCGTGTTCCCCGCGCTGATGGCCGGGAAGTTCGACCTGGTGATGTCCGCCGTCACGATTACGCCCGAGCGGCAGGAGCGGCTGGGCTTCTCGGACCCGTACTACACCGCCGGGCAGACGGTGGCGGTGCGGGCGGGGGACACGCGCATCACCGGGCTGGAGAGCCTGCGGGGGAAGGTGGCGGGCATCCAGCTCAACACCACCGCCGCGCTGGTGCTGAAGAACGAACCGGACATCACGGTGCGGCAGTACCCGACCATCGACCTGGCACTCCAAGACCTGCTCAACGGCAACCTCGACGGCGTGGTGGGGGACGCGCCGACGCTGCGCTACTTCATCGCCCACGGCTTCCAGGGGCTGCGCACCACGGGCGGGCTGCTCACGCAGGAGCACTACGGCATCGTGTCGAAGCCGGCGGACACCGCGCTGCGCGAGGCCGTCAACGGGGCGCTGCGGCGGCTGCGGGAGAGCGGCCGGTTCGCCGCGCTGGAGGAGAAGTACTTCGGCGAGGCGGCGCGGAATGCGCCGGTGCAGCCCTCGGGAGTGCCCTGGGGACGCGTGGCGCGGAGGCTCGTGCAGGGGCTGGCGCTGACGCTGGGGCTCACCGCGCTGTCCCTGCTGGCGGGACTGCCGCTGGGGCTGCTGGTGGCGCTCGGGAGGCGGGTGCGGCTGAAGCCGCTGGCGTGGCTGTGCGCGGCGTACGTGGAGGGGCTGCGCGGTACGCCGTTGCTGGTGCAAATCATCTTCATCTACTACGCGCTGCCGCAGCTGTTGGGCGTGGACCTGGCGCCGATGCTGGCGGCGGTGCTGGCGCTGACGCTCAACAGCGCGGCGTACGTGGCGGAAATCTTCCGCGCGGGCATCGCCTCGGTGGACCCGGGACAGTCGGAGGCGGCGCGGGCGCTGGGCATGAGCCATGCGCAGGCCATGCGCCACGTCATCCTCCCGCAGGCGGTGCGCAACGTGCTGCCTCCGCTGACGAACGAGGGGATTGCGCTGCTGAAGGATTCGTCGCTGGTGTCCATCATCGGCATGGCGGAGCTGACGCGGGCGGGGCAGGAGCTGGCGAGTCAGCTCGCGGCGCCGCTGGCCATCTGGCCCGCCGTGGCGGTGTTCTACCTCTTGGCCACGCTGCCGCTGACGCGGCTGGCCTCGGCGCTGGAGCGGCGCCTGCACCGTCAGCGCTGA
- a CDS encoding amino acid ABC transporter ATP-binding protein, with protein sequence MSLVEVRNLHKRFGTLEVLRGVDLTVEPGEVVVFVGPSGCGKSTLLRCLCGLEMPTEGEVVVGGVPVRDEAKALQALHRRVGMVFQRFHLFPHLSALDNVTLAPRKVLGMPDAEAEALGRRMLEMVHLGEKAGAWPEQLSGGQQQRVAIARALAMKPEVMLFDEPTSALDPELVGEVLEVMRELAREGMTMCVVTHEMGFAEDVAHRVLFMDGGKVVEEGAPQQVLREPKQPRTREFLSRLLRR encoded by the coding sequence ATGTCGCTCGTCGAGGTCCGCAACCTGCACAAGCGCTTCGGGACGCTGGAGGTCCTCCGGGGCGTGGACCTCACGGTGGAGCCCGGCGAGGTGGTGGTCTTCGTGGGCCCGTCCGGGTGTGGCAAGTCCACGTTGCTGCGGTGCCTGTGCGGGCTGGAGATGCCGACGGAGGGCGAGGTGGTGGTGGGCGGCGTGCCGGTGCGCGACGAGGCGAAGGCGCTCCAGGCGCTGCACCGCCGCGTGGGCATGGTGTTCCAGCGCTTCCATCTGTTCCCCCACTTGAGCGCGCTGGACAACGTGACGCTCGCGCCGCGCAAGGTGCTGGGCATGCCGGACGCGGAGGCCGAGGCGCTGGGCCGGCGGATGTTGGAGATGGTGCACCTGGGAGAGAAGGCGGGTGCGTGGCCGGAGCAGCTTTCTGGAGGGCAGCAGCAGCGGGTGGCCATTGCGCGGGCGCTGGCGATGAAGCCCGAGGTGATGCTGTTCGACGAGCCCACCAGCGCGCTGGACCCGGAGCTGGTGGGCGAGGTGCTGGAGGTCATGCGCGAGCTGGCGCGCGAGGGGATGACCATGTGCGTGGTGACGCACGAGATGGGCTTCGCCGAGGACGTGGCCCACCGCGTGCTGTTCATGGACGGGGGGAAGGTGGTGGAGGAGGGGGCGCCTCAACAGGTTTTGCGCGAGCCGAAGCAGCCGAGGACCCGGGAGTTCCTGTCTCGCCTGTTGAGGCGGTAG
- a CDS encoding cytochrome B6, which yields MPRNPHPKALTAIAVILFVGHAFAQPAEAPQPTNERKTPTPEDLGDQTYTIPIVATESFQTVMERDVRDKPGVMRKQQTLLESRYDLSNLPSKVMMSGGRRAVQQGVRVKLPKGVTWEQLAAMKPEEIREKGLFPQGFLPLPHVKHAVGGQVFPKMEIDEIRRLEARSLQRFDVDFDIPEHLLPEFPPPIFLSQRPDLGDVSQGKVLSVRNFFELMNGKITPVQMDGLRQLLTPFPQAEFNATDSRKVTEGSFGVACLDCHTNGHTNGAIHLNPDNRPQAARFRLDTVSLRGVFNQQIHGSKRSLRSIEDFSEFEQRTAYFNGDIADAAKKGVNEPDRPTQVANMAQMQNMFDFPPAPKLLPTGRLDPALATEQERLGEKVFFEKGQCAVCHVPSMSFLDHQMHDLRVERFFKPRTINDQLIHADGPIKTFTLRGIKDSPPYFHDGRLLTLEDTVEFFNLVLGLRLEPREKDALVQYMRVL from the coding sequence ATGCCTCGGAATCCCCATCCCAAGGCGCTGACTGCAATCGCTGTCATCCTGTTCGTGGGTCATGCCTTCGCGCAGCCGGCGGAGGCCCCCCAGCCCACCAACGAAAGGAAGACCCCCACCCCCGAGGACCTCGGGGATCAGACGTACACCATCCCCATCGTCGCCACGGAGAGCTTCCAGACCGTCATGGAGCGCGACGTCCGGGACAAGCCCGGCGTGATGCGCAAACAGCAGACACTCCTCGAGTCCCGGTATGACCTCTCCAACCTGCCCTCGAAGGTGATGATGTCGGGAGGCCGCAGGGCCGTGCAGCAGGGCGTCCGCGTCAAGCTCCCCAAGGGCGTGACGTGGGAACAGCTCGCCGCGATGAAGCCGGAGGAGATTCGCGAGAAGGGGCTCTTCCCGCAGGGCTTCCTCCCGCTGCCGCACGTGAAGCACGCCGTCGGCGGTCAGGTCTTCCCGAAGATGGAGATTGACGAGATTCGCAGGCTGGAGGCCCGCTCGCTGCAGCGCTTCGACGTGGACTTCGACATCCCCGAGCACCTGCTGCCGGAGTTCCCCCCGCCCATCTTCCTCTCGCAGCGTCCCGACCTGGGGGACGTCTCCCAGGGCAAGGTCCTCTCCGTCCGCAACTTCTTCGAGCTGATGAACGGCAAAATCACGCCCGTCCAGATGGACGGCCTGCGCCAGCTCCTCACGCCGTTTCCCCAGGCGGAGTTCAACGCGACGGACAGCCGGAAGGTGACCGAGGGCTCCTTCGGCGTCGCCTGTCTGGACTGCCACACCAACGGCCACACCAACGGGGCCATCCACCTCAATCCGGACAACCGGCCCCAGGCCGCGCGCTTCCGCCTCGACACGGTCAGCCTGCGCGGAGTGTTCAACCAGCAGATTCACGGCTCCAAGCGCTCGCTGCGCTCCATCGAGGACTTCTCGGAGTTCGAGCAGCGCACCGCGTACTTCAACGGAGACATCGCGGACGCCGCCAAGAAGGGGGTGAACGAGCCGGACCGCCCCACCCAGGTGGCGAACATGGCGCAGATGCAGAACATGTTCGACTTCCCGCCAGCGCCCAAGCTGCTGCCCACGGGCCGGCTCGACCCGGCGCTGGCCACCGAGCAGGAGCGGCTGGGCGAGAAGGTCTTCTTCGAGAAGGGCCAGTGCGCCGTCTGCCACGTCCCCTCGATGTCCTTCCTCGACCACCAGATGCACGACCTGCGCGTGGAGCGCTTCTTCAAGCCGCGGACAATCAATGACCAGCTCATCCACGCGGATGGCCCCATCAAGACCTTCACGCTCCGCGGCATCAAGGACTCACCTCCGTACTTCCATGACGGACGTCTGCTGACGCTCGAGGACACGGTGGAGTTCTTCAACCTCGTGCTGGGCCTCAGGCTGGAACCCCGGGAGAAGGACGCGCTCGTCCAGTACATGCGCGTGCTCTGA